In one Andrena cerasifolii isolate SP2316 chromosome 2, iyAndCera1_principal, whole genome shotgun sequence genomic region, the following are encoded:
- the LOC143378450 gene encoding uncharacterized protein LOC143378450 produces MEFLSFNVASKTLDLKKRKDLPVPKQDEVRVRVAYAGICGTDLHILDGSFPCKSEGSLTLGHEFSGTIDAVGSAVRSLKVGQKVVVDPNSGCNTCDYCHNGNYHFCSVGGINNTIGIYRDGGWATHALIPETQVHLLPDGVDMSQAALTEPLSCLAHGWDKINPVNVGLNVLVIGAGIIGLLWACLLHLHGLRRTVTVSEPQEKRRKMLPKLDLDYEVKSPEQLKEGFDLVVDCSGSGPAMEAAVPLIRRGGRLCIFGVASPKAKLTIEPFQVYMKELNIVGVNINPFTFPKGLALLQAMADRYLNYDKLGIKIYPLRDYREALVALRQGDISKAVFKL; encoded by the exons ATGGAATTTTTGAGCTTCAACGTGGCGAGCAAGACACTCGATCTGAAAAAGCGTAAGGACCTGCCTGTACCTAAACAGGACGAAGTACGAGTCAGAGTAGCGTACGCTGGCATCTGCGGGACCGATCTTCACATACTAGAC GGATCGTTCCCATGCAAATCGGAAGGTTCTTTGACGCTCGGCCATGAATTTTCGGGCACGATCGACGCCGTTGGATCGGCAGTCAGGAGCTTGAAAGTCGGCCAAAAAGTCGTGGTCGACCCGAACAGCGGCTGCAACACGTGCGATTACTGCCACAACGGGAATTACCACTTTTGCAGCGTCGGTGGCATAAACAACACGATTGGAATCTACAGGGATGGCGGTTGGGCCACCCACGCTCTCATACCGGAGACGCAG GTCCACTTGTTACCCGACGGAGTCGACATGAGCCAAGCCGCGCTCACCGAGCCACTCTCGTGCCTGGCGCACGGCTGGGATAAGATTAATCCTGTTAACGTAGGTCTTAACGTGCTTGTAATTGGCGCGGGAATAATTGGACTTCTGTGGGCTTGCTTGCTGCACTTGCACGGGCTCAGGAGAACCGTGACGGTCAGCGAGCCCCAGGAGAAACGGCGGAAGATGTTACCGAAACTTG ATTTGGATTACGAGGTGAAGAGCCCGGAACAATTGAAGGAGGGATTCGACCTGGTCGTCGATTGCAGCGGTTCAGGCCCAGCTATGGAAGCAGCTGTACCCTTGATAAGACGAGGCGGTCGCTTATGCATCTTTGGTGTCGCCAGTCCTAAAGCGAAGTTGACCATCGAGCCATTCCAG GTTTACATGAAGGAGCTGAATATCGTGGGTGTAAATATAAACCCTTTCACATTCCCCAAGGGACTGGCTTTATTACAGGCGATGGCCGATAGATACCTTAATTACGATAAACTGGGCATCAAAATATATCCTCTGCGCGATTATCGCGAGGCGTTGGTAGCACTGAGGCAAGGAGACATCAGCAAAGCGGTCTTCAAATTGTGA
- the Lac gene encoding septate junction protein lachesin isoform X2 — translation MKIVYTVLALAVFQAVKGQRTPTISYISQEQIKDIGETVEFRCSVQYAQEYPVVWTKINKDIANDQLPLSHGSSLIIRDTRFALRYDEATSTFILQVKDIQETDAGFYQCKVLISLNNYVAANVELQVRRPPIISDNSTRSLVVSEGQPVQLDCYAGGFPTPRISWRRENNAILPTGGSIYRGNTLKIPAIRKEDRGTYYCVAENGVGRGARRNINVEVEFSPVITAPRPRLGQALQYDMDLECHVEAYPPPAITWLKDDVQLSNNQHYSVSHFATADQFTDTTIRVITIEKRQYGEYVCRAANKLGTAETKLELFEISTPNINYPGLRWAAASQCSLSKWLLIVLWFSVYNRY, via the exons ATGAAGATTGTTTATACAGTATTGGCGCTCGCCGTTTTTCaagcag TCAAGGGTCAACGTACACCAACAATATCGTACATCTCTCAGGAACAAATTAAAGACATCGGCGAAACTGTAGAGTTTCGCTGCTCCGTTCAATATGCTCAGGAATATCCAGTCGTGTGGACAAAGATTAATAAAGATATCGCCAATGACCAATTGCCACTTTCGCATGGTAGCTCTTTAATTATAAGGGATACTAGATTCGCTCTTAGGTACGACGAGGCTACGTCCACCTTTATATTGCAG GTAAAAGATATACAAGAAACTGACGCTGGATTTTATCAGTGCAAAGTTCTGATATCTTTGAATAATTACGTAGCCGCAAACGTCGAGCTACAAGTCCGCAGACCACCAATTATAAGCGATAACTCGACTAGATCTCTCGTCGTCAGCGAGGGGCAACCGGTGCAGCTCGATTGTTACGCCGGTGGATTTCCTACGCCGAGAATCTCGTGGCGCAGGGAGAACAATGCCATTTTACCGACTGGTGGatcgatttaccg CGGAAATACATTGAAAATCCCAGCGATCCGCAAAGAAGACCGAGGAACGTACTATTGCGTCGCTGAAAATGGGGTAGGGCGCGGTGCTAGACGTAATATCAACGTCGAAGTTGAATTTTCACCTGTGATCACGGCGCCTAGACCTCGACTCGGTCAAGCCTTACAGTACGATATGGATTTGGAGTGTCACGTAGAGGCTTATCCTCCACCAGCTATTACATGGTTGAAGGACGATGTTCAATTGTCGAACAATCAGCATTACAGCGTATCACATTTTGCAACAGCGGACCAATTTACCGATACAACGATTCGAGTGATTACGATCGAAAAGAGACAATACGGAGAGTATGTGTGCAGGGCTGCTAATAAATTGGGAACCGCAGAAACGAAACTTGAATTATTTG AAATTTCTACGCCAAATATTAATTACCCTGGACTCCGGTGGGCAGCAGCGAGTCAGTGCAGCTTGTCGAAGTGGCTGTTGATAGTACTGTGGTTCAGCGTATACAATAGATACTAG
- the Lac gene encoding septate junction protein lachesin isoform X1 — protein sequence MKIVYTVLALAVFQAVKGQRTPTISYISQEQIKDIGETVEFRCSVQYAQEYPVVWTKINKDIANDQLPLSHGSSLIIRDTRFALRYDEATSTFILQVKDIQETDAGFYQCKVLISLNNYVAANVELQVRRPPIISDNSTRSLVVSEGQPVQLDCYAGGFPTPRISWRRENNAILPTGGSIYRGNTLKIPAIRKEDRGTYYCVAENGVGRGARRNINVEVEFSPVITAPRPRLGQALQYDMDLECHVEAYPPPAITWLKDDVQLSNNQHYSVSHFATADQFTDTTIRVITIEKRQYGEYVCRAANKLGTAETKLELFETIVPVCPPACGQAHYGAGVMPISSGPLVVVVLFLTVVIRNFYAKY from the exons ATGAAGATTGTTTATACAGTATTGGCGCTCGCCGTTTTTCaagcag TCAAGGGTCAACGTACACCAACAATATCGTACATCTCTCAGGAACAAATTAAAGACATCGGCGAAACTGTAGAGTTTCGCTGCTCCGTTCAATATGCTCAGGAATATCCAGTCGTGTGGACAAAGATTAATAAAGATATCGCCAATGACCAATTGCCACTTTCGCATGGTAGCTCTTTAATTATAAGGGATACTAGATTCGCTCTTAGGTACGACGAGGCTACGTCCACCTTTATATTGCAG GTAAAAGATATACAAGAAACTGACGCTGGATTTTATCAGTGCAAAGTTCTGATATCTTTGAATAATTACGTAGCCGCAAACGTCGAGCTACAAGTCCGCAGACCACCAATTATAAGCGATAACTCGACTAGATCTCTCGTCGTCAGCGAGGGGCAACCGGTGCAGCTCGATTGTTACGCCGGTGGATTTCCTACGCCGAGAATCTCGTGGCGCAGGGAGAACAATGCCATTTTACCGACTGGTGGatcgatttaccg CGGAAATACATTGAAAATCCCAGCGATCCGCAAAGAAGACCGAGGAACGTACTATTGCGTCGCTGAAAATGGGGTAGGGCGCGGTGCTAGACGTAATATCAACGTCGAAGTTGAATTTTCACCTGTGATCACGGCGCCTAGACCTCGACTCGGTCAAGCCTTACAGTACGATATGGATTTGGAGTGTCACGTAGAGGCTTATCCTCCACCAGCTATTACATGGTTGAAGGACGATGTTCAATTGTCGAACAATCAGCATTACAGCGTATCACATTTTGCAACAGCGGACCAATTTACCGATACAACGATTCGAGTGATTACGATCGAAAAGAGACAATACGGAGAGTATGTGTGCAGGGCTGCTAATAAATTGGGAACCGCAGAAACGAAACTTGAATTATTTG AAACCATTGTCCCCGTGTGTCCACCAGCTTGTGGTCAAGCCCATTATGGGGCTGGAGTAATGCCAATCTCTTCAGGACCATTGGTAGTCGTAGTTTTATTTCTTACAGTTGTTATAAG AAATTTCTACGCCAAATATTAA